A window of the Arachis duranensis cultivar V14167 chromosome 5, aradu.V14167.gnm2.J7QH, whole genome shotgun sequence genome harbors these coding sequences:
- the LOC107490750 gene encoding serine/threonine-protein phosphatase 7 long form homolog: MLTCNHPVPPDRYNDRVEEHLRVTGFYHASQIGVVQNQKALVNALIERWHPDTHTFHLPIGECAVSLEDVALILGLPTDGLTITGMTMSSFSALEAECLHQFGVAPRKSECRGCCIKLTWLQDLKENIQLTDEISIQSIGQYSWGSACLAHLYRALCRASRYNCKEMDGPITLLLGWAWIRLPYLSPLPREPHSFPLANR; this comes from the exons ATGTTGACCTGTAACCATCCAGTTCCGCCGGATCGGTACAACGATCGAGTGGAGGAGCATTTACGAGTTACTGGATTCTACCATGCATCTCAAATTGGTGTCGTACAAAATCAGAAAGCACTCGTGAATGCTCTAATCGAACGCTGGCACCCTGATACACATACGTTTCACCTTCCAATTGGTGAATGTGCCGTAAGTCTTGAAGATGTTGCTCTAATTCTTGGTCTTCCGACGGATGGTCTTACAATTACTGGGATGACAATGAGTAGTTTCTCAGCGTTGGAGGCGGAGTGTTTGCATCAGTTTGGAGTTGCACCGCGTAAGTCGGAGTGTAGAGGATGCTGCATAAAACTGACTTGGCTGCAGGATCTAAAAGAAAACATTCAGTTGACTGATGAAATAAGTATACAGAG TATTGGACAGTATAGTTGGGGATCGGCATGCCTAGCACACCTCTACAGGGCGTTATGCAGGGCATCTCGTTATAACTGTAAAGAAATGGATGGTCCAATAACACTTCTGCTCGGTTGGGCTTGGATCCGACTGCCATATCTATCGCCGCTTCCTAGGGAACCCCACAGTTTTCCACTAGCCAACAGGTAA